The Seriola aureovittata isolate HTS-2021-v1 ecotype China chromosome 12, ASM2101889v1, whole genome shotgun sequence genome window below encodes:
- the LOC130179289 gene encoding growth/differentiation factor 8 — translation MLRSRTLHRVIPCTLLLLVSLSSSGESRPHSEAHEGTPDVGGTESQNVLLLEAVKTGILSSLGMDREPRPTQKATVQELKKMHQLYTDKLRVMRGNSSQSMRETRQSTVSTVLFPATVEQVKVLWKEKHPQSDRHMQWHRAVFNKNQNIQTELTLTRAELMISRQIVNKHTSAQPEVRRDIKVKVNGRKAMNSPAWTQTDIPVHGNVSSTQDVMLDISPEVARWMRSDGGQALVVDIGMVVLDRDALEANPTISLELGLVQPEPAERRRRSNKEDDCDERGWCCRKSLAVSFKDIGWTDWVVAPAEYTMHYCDGTCPHNYKPASMHTQVKSRLHQIAKGGTPHPCCVPATYEPMVLMHYDSKGKLKLTPFDDLIVSKCHCA, via the exons ATGCTCAGATCACGCACACTCCATCGAGTCATCCCCTGCACGCTGCTGCTCCTCGTCTCCCTCTCCAGCTCAGGGGAGAGCCGGCCTCACTCCGAGGCCCACGAAGGCACACCTGACGTGGGCGGGACCGAGAGCCAGAACGTCCTGCTTTTGGAGGCGGTGAAGACGGGGATCCTCAGCTCGTTGGGTATGGACAGGGAGCCCAGGCCAACCCAAAAGGCCACGGTGCAGGAGTTGAAGAAGATGCATCAGCTCtacacagacaaactgagagTGATGAGAGGAAATTCCAGCCAATCGATGAGGGAAACCAGGCAGTCCACAGTTTCTACTGTCCTCTTTCCAGCCACAG tgGAGCAAGTGAAAGTgctttggaaagaaaaacacccacAGTCAGATCGACACATGCAGTGGCACAGAGctgttttcaataaaaaccaaaacattcagACTGAACTGACACTCACTCGGGCAGAACTGATGATTTCCAGGCAGATCgtaaataaacacacatcagcTCAGCCTGAGGTAAGACGAGACATTAAAGTTAAAGTCAACGGGAGGAAGGCAATGAACTCTCCTGCttggacacagacagacattccTGTCCATGGCAACGTGTCCAGCACTCAGGATGTGATGTTGGACATCAGCCCTGAGGTGGCGAGGTGGATGAGAAGTGATGGCGGTCAGGCTCTGGTGGTGGATATAGGGATGGTTGTGCTTGACAGAGATGCCCTCGAGGCAAACCCAACCATTTCTCTGGAATTAGGCCTCGTGCAGCCAGAGCCGGCAGAGAGGAGACGTCGCTCCAACAAGGAGGACGACTGCGACGAACGGGGATGGTGCTGCCGGAAGTCACTCGCCGTGTCCTTCAAGGACATCGGCTGGACGGACTGGGTGGTGGCCCCGGCCGAATACACAATGCACTACTGTGACGGCACCTGCCCACACAACTACAAGCCagccagcatgcacacacaggtgaaaTCTCGGCTGCACCAGATTGCCAAAGGTGGGACACCTCACCCCTGCTGCGTGCCAGCCACCTACGAGCCCATGGTCCTCATGCACTATGACAGCAAGGGAAAGTTAAAGCTGACACCTTTCGATGACTTGATTGTCAGTAAATGTCACTGtgcctga
- the crtc1a gene encoding CREB-regulated transcription coactivator 1 isoform X1, with the protein MATSNNPRKFSEKIALHNQKQAEETAAFEEVMKDLSITRAARLQLQKTQYLQLGQNRGQYYGGSLPNVNQIGNSTVDVPFQNSGLDTNRSTRHHGLVDRVYRDRSRITSPHRKPLSIDKHGRQIDSCPYGSVYLSPPPDTSWRRTNSDSALHQSTITTAQQASFTGGSQELQPKRVLLLTVPGSEAVKQEVDEDAQIQNWDCKKNISRSKPCKVPGIHIFPSPDQQLTTSLKPAAHNTGGSLPDLTNIQFPPPLPTPLDSDEAAAASFGSSNSTQSLANTQGVNTSQPTVTMEMQSGQDNMVPLILNAGDSHQHQNLQLSSTSPPLTLSQAAINAMNLEQQLSQYAFFNQQPSSQTHQSQQQTGLIQLPSSVNSCSASDNHTSSQTNMTMDMNTASSLQQYRSRVGSSANQSPTSPVSNQGFSPGGSPQHNSILGSVFADFYDQQLPSIQASALSQQLEQFNMIETPISSDSLYTQTSTLNYSQALMMGLTGGHCNLQDSQQLGYSNHGNIPNIILTVSGESPPCLPKDLTGPLSTDVSFDVDSQFPLDDLKIDPLTLDGLHMLNDPDMVLADPATEDAFRLDRL; encoded by the exons ATGGCGACTTCGAACAATCCGCGGAAATTCAGCGAGAAAATCGCTTTACATAACCAGAAGCAGGCAGAGGAGACGGCGGCGTTTGAAGAAGTAATGAAAGACCTCAGCATTACCAGAGCAGCGAGG TTACAGTTGCAGAAGACTCAGTATTTGCAGCTGGGACAGAATCGTGGCCAGTACTATGGAGGATCTTTGCCAAATGTCAATCAGATTGGAAACAGCACTGTCGATGTGCCTTTTCAG AATTCAGGGCTGGACACAAACCGATCGACGCGACACCACGGGTTGGTGGACAGAGTCTACCGGGACCGGAGCCGCATCACATCCCCCCACCGAAAACCCCTGTCTATTGACAAACACGGACGCCAG ATTGACAGCTGTCCATATGGCTCAGTATATCTGTCACCGCCACCTGATACCAGCTGGAGGAG GACAAACTCTGACTCAGCACTGCACCAGAGCACAATCACCACTGCCCAGCAGGCCTCTTTCACCGGAGGATCACAGGAGCTCCAGCCAAAACGAG ttCTCCTGCTCACTGTACCGGGGTCTGAAGCAGTTAAACAAGAGGTTGATGAAGATGCACAAATCCAGAACTGGGACtgtaaaaag AACATTTCAAGGTCCAAGCCCTGCAAAGTTCCCGGGATCCA catATTCCCGTCTCCGGACCAGCAGCTGACCACTTCACTAAAACCAGCAGCCCACAACACTGGTGGTTCTCTGCCTGACCTGACCAATATCCAGTTCCCTCCTCCGCTGCCCACACCGCTCGACTCGGACGAGGCAGCAGCCGCCTCCTTCGGCTCCTCCAACAGCACGCAGAGCCTGGCTAACACGCAAG GAGTGAACACCTCTCAGCCCACAGTAACCATGGAAATGCAGTCTGGGCAGGACAACATGGTTCCTCTTATCCTGAATGCAGGAGACTCCCACCAGCACCAGAACCTCCAGCTCTCCTCGACATCTccacctctcactctctctcag GCGGCCATCAACGCTATGAACCTTGAGCAGCAGCTGTCCCAGTACGCCTTCTTCAACCAGCAGCCGTCGTCCCAGACTCACCAGAGCCAGCAA CAGACAGGTCTGATCCAGCTGCCGTCCTCCGTGAACTCCTGCTCCGCGTCAGACAACCACACGTCCTCACAAACCAACATGACCATGGACATGAACACG GCGTCCTCCCTCCAACAGTACCGCAGTAGGGTCGGATCCTCTGCCAATCAGTCTCCAACCTCCCCTGTCTCCAATCAAGGCTTCTCACCTGGAGGCTCGCCTCAA CATAACTCCATACTGGGCAGCGTGTTCGCAGACTTCTACGACCAGCAGCTCCCATCCATCCAGGCCAGTGCCCTCTCTCAACAG TTGGAGCAGTTCAACATGATTGAAACCCCCATCAGCTCTGACAGCTTGTACACCCAGACCTCCACCCTCAACTACTCCCAGGCGCTTATGATGGGTTTGACTGGTGGCCATTGCAACCTTCAGGACTCACAGCAGCTGGGCtacagtaaccatggcaacatcCCCAACATCATTCTCACAG TGAGTGGAGAGTCTCCCCCCTGCCTGCCCAAGGACCTGACAGGCCCACTGTCCACCGATGTCAGCTTTGATGTCGACTCCCAGTTCCCGCTGGACGATCTCAAAATTGACCCACTGACGCTGGATGGCCTGCACATGCTCAACGACCCAGACATGGTCCTCGCCGACCCCGCCACGGAGGACGCGTTTCGCCTCGACCGGCTCTAA
- the crtc1a gene encoding CREB-regulated transcription coactivator 1 isoform X3, with translation MATSNNPRKFSEKIALHNQKQAEETAAFEEVMKDLSITRAARLQLQKTQYLQLGQNRGQYYGGSLPNVNQIGNSTVDVPFQNSGLDTNRSTRHHGLVDRVYRDRSRITSPHRKPLSIDKHGRQIDSCPYGSVYLSPPPDTSWRRTNSDSALHQSTITTAQQASFTGGSQELQPKRVLLLTVPGSEAVKQEVDEDAQIQNWDCKKNISRSKPCKVPGIHIFPSPDQQLTTSLKPAAHNTGGSLPDLTNIQFPPPLPTPLDSDEAAAASFGSSNSTQSLANTQGVNTSQPTVTMEMQSGQDNMVPLILNAGDSHQHQNLQLSSTSPPLTLSQAAINAMNLEQQLSQYAFFNQQPSSQTHQSQQQTGLIQLPSSVNSCSASDNHTSSQTNMTMDMNTHNSILGSVFADFYDQQLPSIQASALSQQLEQFNMIETPISSDSLYTQTSTLNYSQALMMGLTGGHCNLQDSQQLGYSNHGNIPNIILTVSGESPPCLPKDLTGPLSTDVSFDVDSQFPLDDLKIDPLTLDGLHMLNDPDMVLADPATEDAFRLDRL, from the exons ATGGCGACTTCGAACAATCCGCGGAAATTCAGCGAGAAAATCGCTTTACATAACCAGAAGCAGGCAGAGGAGACGGCGGCGTTTGAAGAAGTAATGAAAGACCTCAGCATTACCAGAGCAGCGAGG TTACAGTTGCAGAAGACTCAGTATTTGCAGCTGGGACAGAATCGTGGCCAGTACTATGGAGGATCTTTGCCAAATGTCAATCAGATTGGAAACAGCACTGTCGATGTGCCTTTTCAG AATTCAGGGCTGGACACAAACCGATCGACGCGACACCACGGGTTGGTGGACAGAGTCTACCGGGACCGGAGCCGCATCACATCCCCCCACCGAAAACCCCTGTCTATTGACAAACACGGACGCCAG ATTGACAGCTGTCCATATGGCTCAGTATATCTGTCACCGCCACCTGATACCAGCTGGAGGAG GACAAACTCTGACTCAGCACTGCACCAGAGCACAATCACCACTGCCCAGCAGGCCTCTTTCACCGGAGGATCACAGGAGCTCCAGCCAAAACGAG ttCTCCTGCTCACTGTACCGGGGTCTGAAGCAGTTAAACAAGAGGTTGATGAAGATGCACAAATCCAGAACTGGGACtgtaaaaag AACATTTCAAGGTCCAAGCCCTGCAAAGTTCCCGGGATCCA catATTCCCGTCTCCGGACCAGCAGCTGACCACTTCACTAAAACCAGCAGCCCACAACACTGGTGGTTCTCTGCCTGACCTGACCAATATCCAGTTCCCTCCTCCGCTGCCCACACCGCTCGACTCGGACGAGGCAGCAGCCGCCTCCTTCGGCTCCTCCAACAGCACGCAGAGCCTGGCTAACACGCAAG GAGTGAACACCTCTCAGCCCACAGTAACCATGGAAATGCAGTCTGGGCAGGACAACATGGTTCCTCTTATCCTGAATGCAGGAGACTCCCACCAGCACCAGAACCTCCAGCTCTCCTCGACATCTccacctctcactctctctcag GCGGCCATCAACGCTATGAACCTTGAGCAGCAGCTGTCCCAGTACGCCTTCTTCAACCAGCAGCCGTCGTCCCAGACTCACCAGAGCCAGCAA CAGACAGGTCTGATCCAGCTGCCGTCCTCCGTGAACTCCTGCTCCGCGTCAGACAACCACACGTCCTCACAAACCAACATGACCATGGACATGAACACG CATAACTCCATACTGGGCAGCGTGTTCGCAGACTTCTACGACCAGCAGCTCCCATCCATCCAGGCCAGTGCCCTCTCTCAACAG TTGGAGCAGTTCAACATGATTGAAACCCCCATCAGCTCTGACAGCTTGTACACCCAGACCTCCACCCTCAACTACTCCCAGGCGCTTATGATGGGTTTGACTGGTGGCCATTGCAACCTTCAGGACTCACAGCAGCTGGGCtacagtaaccatggcaacatcCCCAACATCATTCTCACAG TGAGTGGAGAGTCTCCCCCCTGCCTGCCCAAGGACCTGACAGGCCCACTGTCCACCGATGTCAGCTTTGATGTCGACTCCCAGTTCCCGCTGGACGATCTCAAAATTGACCCACTGACGCTGGATGGCCTGCACATGCTCAACGACCCAGACATGGTCCTCGCCGACCCCGCCACGGAGGACGCGTTTCGCCTCGACCGGCTCTAA
- the crtc1a gene encoding CREB-regulated transcription coactivator 1 isoform X2: protein MATSNNPRKFSEKIALHNQKQAEETAAFEEVMKDLSITRAARLQLQKTQYLQLGQNRGQYYGGSLPNVNQIGNSTVDVPFQNSGLDTNRSTRHHGLVDRVYRDRSRITSPHRKPLSIDKHGRQIDSCPYGSVYLSPPPDTSWRRTNSDSALHQSTITTAQQASFTGGSQELQPKRVLLLTVPGSEAVKQEVDEDAQIQNWDCKKNISRSKPCKVPGIHIFPSPDQQLTTSLKPAAHNTGGSLPDLTNIQFPPPLPTPLDSDEAAAASFGSSNSTQSLANTQGVNTSQPTVTMEMQSGQDNMVPLILNAGDSHQHQNLQLSSTSPPLTLSQAAINAMNLEQQLSQYAFFNQQPSSQTHQSQQTGLIQLPSSVNSCSASDNHTSSQTNMTMDMNTASSLQQYRSRVGSSANQSPTSPVSNQGFSPGGSPQHNSILGSVFADFYDQQLPSIQASALSQQLEQFNMIETPISSDSLYTQTSTLNYSQALMMGLTGGHCNLQDSQQLGYSNHGNIPNIILTVSGESPPCLPKDLTGPLSTDVSFDVDSQFPLDDLKIDPLTLDGLHMLNDPDMVLADPATEDAFRLDRL from the exons ATGGCGACTTCGAACAATCCGCGGAAATTCAGCGAGAAAATCGCTTTACATAACCAGAAGCAGGCAGAGGAGACGGCGGCGTTTGAAGAAGTAATGAAAGACCTCAGCATTACCAGAGCAGCGAGG TTACAGTTGCAGAAGACTCAGTATTTGCAGCTGGGACAGAATCGTGGCCAGTACTATGGAGGATCTTTGCCAAATGTCAATCAGATTGGAAACAGCACTGTCGATGTGCCTTTTCAG AATTCAGGGCTGGACACAAACCGATCGACGCGACACCACGGGTTGGTGGACAGAGTCTACCGGGACCGGAGCCGCATCACATCCCCCCACCGAAAACCCCTGTCTATTGACAAACACGGACGCCAG ATTGACAGCTGTCCATATGGCTCAGTATATCTGTCACCGCCACCTGATACCAGCTGGAGGAG GACAAACTCTGACTCAGCACTGCACCAGAGCACAATCACCACTGCCCAGCAGGCCTCTTTCACCGGAGGATCACAGGAGCTCCAGCCAAAACGAG ttCTCCTGCTCACTGTACCGGGGTCTGAAGCAGTTAAACAAGAGGTTGATGAAGATGCACAAATCCAGAACTGGGACtgtaaaaag AACATTTCAAGGTCCAAGCCCTGCAAAGTTCCCGGGATCCA catATTCCCGTCTCCGGACCAGCAGCTGACCACTTCACTAAAACCAGCAGCCCACAACACTGGTGGTTCTCTGCCTGACCTGACCAATATCCAGTTCCCTCCTCCGCTGCCCACACCGCTCGACTCGGACGAGGCAGCAGCCGCCTCCTTCGGCTCCTCCAACAGCACGCAGAGCCTGGCTAACACGCAAG GAGTGAACACCTCTCAGCCCACAGTAACCATGGAAATGCAGTCTGGGCAGGACAACATGGTTCCTCTTATCCTGAATGCAGGAGACTCCCACCAGCACCAGAACCTCCAGCTCTCCTCGACATCTccacctctcactctctctcag GCGGCCATCAACGCTATGAACCTTGAGCAGCAGCTGTCCCAGTACGCCTTCTTCAACCAGCAGCCGTCGTCCCAGACTCACCAGAGCCAGCAA ACAGGTCTGATCCAGCTGCCGTCCTCCGTGAACTCCTGCTCCGCGTCAGACAACCACACGTCCTCACAAACCAACATGACCATGGACATGAACACG GCGTCCTCCCTCCAACAGTACCGCAGTAGGGTCGGATCCTCTGCCAATCAGTCTCCAACCTCCCCTGTCTCCAATCAAGGCTTCTCACCTGGAGGCTCGCCTCAA CATAACTCCATACTGGGCAGCGTGTTCGCAGACTTCTACGACCAGCAGCTCCCATCCATCCAGGCCAGTGCCCTCTCTCAACAG TTGGAGCAGTTCAACATGATTGAAACCCCCATCAGCTCTGACAGCTTGTACACCCAGACCTCCACCCTCAACTACTCCCAGGCGCTTATGATGGGTTTGACTGGTGGCCATTGCAACCTTCAGGACTCACAGCAGCTGGGCtacagtaaccatggcaacatcCCCAACATCATTCTCACAG TGAGTGGAGAGTCTCCCCCCTGCCTGCCCAAGGACCTGACAGGCCCACTGTCCACCGATGTCAGCTTTGATGTCGACTCCCAGTTCCCGCTGGACGATCTCAAAATTGACCCACTGACGCTGGATGGCCTGCACATGCTCAACGACCCAGACATGGTCCTCGCCGACCCCGCCACGGAGGACGCGTTTCGCCTCGACCGGCTCTAA
- the crtc1a gene encoding CREB-regulated transcription coactivator 1 isoform X4 codes for MATSNNPRKFSEKIALHNQKQAEETAAFEEVMKDLSITRAARLQLQKTQYLQLGQNRGQYYGGSLPNVNQIGNSTVDVPFQNSGLDTNRSTRHHGLVDRVYRDRSRITSPHRKPLSIDKHGRQIDSCPYGSVYLSPPPDTSWRRTNSDSALHQSTITTAQQASFTGGSQELQPKRVLLLTVPGSEAVKQEVDEDAQIQNWDCKKNISRSKPCKVPGIHIFPSPDQQLTTSLKPAAHNTGGSLPDLTNIQFPPPLPTPLDSDEAAAASFGSSNSTQSLANTQGVNTSQPTVTMEMQSGQDNMVPLILNAGDSHQHQNLQLSSTSPPLTLSQAAINAMNLEQQLSQYAFFNQQPSSQTHQSQQTGLIQLPSSVNSCSASDNHTSSQTNMTMDMNTHNSILGSVFADFYDQQLPSIQASALSQQLEQFNMIETPISSDSLYTQTSTLNYSQALMMGLTGGHCNLQDSQQLGYSNHGNIPNIILTVSGESPPCLPKDLTGPLSTDVSFDVDSQFPLDDLKIDPLTLDGLHMLNDPDMVLADPATEDAFRLDRL; via the exons ATGGCGACTTCGAACAATCCGCGGAAATTCAGCGAGAAAATCGCTTTACATAACCAGAAGCAGGCAGAGGAGACGGCGGCGTTTGAAGAAGTAATGAAAGACCTCAGCATTACCAGAGCAGCGAGG TTACAGTTGCAGAAGACTCAGTATTTGCAGCTGGGACAGAATCGTGGCCAGTACTATGGAGGATCTTTGCCAAATGTCAATCAGATTGGAAACAGCACTGTCGATGTGCCTTTTCAG AATTCAGGGCTGGACACAAACCGATCGACGCGACACCACGGGTTGGTGGACAGAGTCTACCGGGACCGGAGCCGCATCACATCCCCCCACCGAAAACCCCTGTCTATTGACAAACACGGACGCCAG ATTGACAGCTGTCCATATGGCTCAGTATATCTGTCACCGCCACCTGATACCAGCTGGAGGAG GACAAACTCTGACTCAGCACTGCACCAGAGCACAATCACCACTGCCCAGCAGGCCTCTTTCACCGGAGGATCACAGGAGCTCCAGCCAAAACGAG ttCTCCTGCTCACTGTACCGGGGTCTGAAGCAGTTAAACAAGAGGTTGATGAAGATGCACAAATCCAGAACTGGGACtgtaaaaag AACATTTCAAGGTCCAAGCCCTGCAAAGTTCCCGGGATCCA catATTCCCGTCTCCGGACCAGCAGCTGACCACTTCACTAAAACCAGCAGCCCACAACACTGGTGGTTCTCTGCCTGACCTGACCAATATCCAGTTCCCTCCTCCGCTGCCCACACCGCTCGACTCGGACGAGGCAGCAGCCGCCTCCTTCGGCTCCTCCAACAGCACGCAGAGCCTGGCTAACACGCAAG GAGTGAACACCTCTCAGCCCACAGTAACCATGGAAATGCAGTCTGGGCAGGACAACATGGTTCCTCTTATCCTGAATGCAGGAGACTCCCACCAGCACCAGAACCTCCAGCTCTCCTCGACATCTccacctctcactctctctcag GCGGCCATCAACGCTATGAACCTTGAGCAGCAGCTGTCCCAGTACGCCTTCTTCAACCAGCAGCCGTCGTCCCAGACTCACCAGAGCCAGCAA ACAGGTCTGATCCAGCTGCCGTCCTCCGTGAACTCCTGCTCCGCGTCAGACAACCACACGTCCTCACAAACCAACATGACCATGGACATGAACACG CATAACTCCATACTGGGCAGCGTGTTCGCAGACTTCTACGACCAGCAGCTCCCATCCATCCAGGCCAGTGCCCTCTCTCAACAG TTGGAGCAGTTCAACATGATTGAAACCCCCATCAGCTCTGACAGCTTGTACACCCAGACCTCCACCCTCAACTACTCCCAGGCGCTTATGATGGGTTTGACTGGTGGCCATTGCAACCTTCAGGACTCACAGCAGCTGGGCtacagtaaccatggcaacatcCCCAACATCATTCTCACAG TGAGTGGAGAGTCTCCCCCCTGCCTGCCCAAGGACCTGACAGGCCCACTGTCCACCGATGTCAGCTTTGATGTCGACTCCCAGTTCCCGCTGGACGATCTCAAAATTGACCCACTGACGCTGGATGGCCTGCACATGCTCAACGACCCAGACATGGTCCTCGCCGACCCCGCCACGGAGGACGCGTTTCGCCTCGACCGGCTCTAA
- the crsp7 gene encoding mediator of RNA polymerase II transcription subunit 26 produces MTTVSATPQQMRDRLLQAIDSQSNICNMVVVLEVIACLEKYPITKEALEETRLGKLINDVRKKTKDEDLAKRAKKLLRNWQKLIEPGPAVAASAPGSTNGSSHPCRTDASPPDISVSGKGVTEVKIRNDVHNTYSPKAEKSSSRKRRAEHRDSGVHLPEKISKMSPYDNNVSPPPTNGIAGSPDAQPDQEVVPSPDRSRIEHLDNDKTNRIPVNAVKPRPSSPGVAKLPSTSSLIKVAVMQQQARLDEGGGGGYYQAKSPRGLTTSPRSMKQDTVTKRSSVYAQKGTPIPSPSSRDSPLSLSQPVSSPAQASYADKLPHSSHRSSMHWPSSSEVPSHCPPQDISATLESLSVSPSTSLPQQNSELHRPTSEGAMAVSDDTDGSTAPNSEHKRRKYRSRDYSVNLDGQKIEDTTKPVRLKERRLTFDPVTGQIKPLVHKEPSQTEEIPNPEPSESRQRTESTVQQPTPPVPAPAPAPAPAPAPAPTPTPTPTPTPALAPSSAPGPSPNPFHQTNWKELSRNEIIQSYLNLQSNVLTSSGVQAPSAHFFMSEYLKREEQEIKDSRKTHVLQTDSSVGDLPGVSREVTDEDLDRIHTQHWPGVNGCYDTKGTWYDWTECISLDPHGDESKLNILPYVCLD; encoded by the exons ATGACAACGGTCTCAGCAACCCCGCAGCAGATGAGGGACCGGCTGCTGCAGGCCATCGACAGTCAGAGCAAT ATATGCAATATGGTGGTTGTATTGGAGGTAATTGCCTGTCTTGAAAAATATCCTATCACCAAAGAAGCACTTGAG GAAACTCGACTAGGAAAGTTGATCAATGATGTCAGGAAGAAGACCAAGGATGAAGACCTTGCAAAGCGTGCTAAGAAACTCTTAAGGAACTGGCAAAAGCTGATTGAACCCGGGCCAGCTGTGGCTGCGAGTGCCCCTGGGTCTACCAATGGTAGTTCTCATCCCTGCAGAACAGATGCCTCTCCTCCTGATATTTCTGTGTCAGGGAAGGGTGTCACTGAGGTCAAAATCAGAAATGATGTTCACAACACATATTCACCAAAAGCTGAAAAATCAAGCAGTCGTAAGCGGCGGGCAGAGCACAGAGACAGTGGAGTGCACTTACCAGAAAAAATCTCCAAGATGTCTCCATATGATAACAATGTTTCACCACCACCCACCAATGGGATTGCAGGCAGTCCAGATGCCCAGCCTGATCAGGAGGTTGTTCCGTCTCCTGACAGATCTCGAATAGAGCACCTTGATAACGATAAAACCAACAGAATTCCGGTTAATGCTGTCAAGCCTCGCCCCAGCTCCCCTGGAGTGGCCAAACTACCTAGCACTTCCTCTTTGATCAAGGTTGCTGTGATGCAGCAACAGGCCAGActggatgaaggaggaggagggggctaTTATCAAGCCAAAAGTCCCCGTGGCCTCACTACCAGTCCAAGGAGCATGAAGCAAGACACAGTGACCAAGCGCTCTTCAGTATATGCACAGAAAGGAACTCCAATCCCAAGCCCTTCCTCTAGGGACTCTCCCTTGTCTTTGTCCCAGCCTGTGTCCTCTCCAGCCCAAGCATCATACGCTGACAAGCTGCCACATTCTTCTCATAGGTCCTCAATGCACTGGCCCAGTTCGTCAGAAGTCCCCTCTCATTGCCCACCACAAGACATATCTGCAACACTGGAATCCCTGTCAGTCTCCCCTTCAACCTCTCTCCCCCAACAGAACTCAGAACTACACAGACCGACATCTGAGGGAGCCATGGCTGTGTCTGATGACACAGACGGGTCAACGGCCCCTAACTCGGAGCATAAAAGGAGGAAGTACAGGTCTAGAGACTACTCTGTCAACTTAGATGGCCAGAAAATAGAGGACACGACTAAACCTGTACGGTTAAAAGAACGCAGACTAACATTTGACCCTGTGACAGGTCAGATCAAACCTCTGGTACATAAAGAACCTTCTCAAACAGAGGAAATCCCCAATCCTGAACCTTCTGAATCTAGGCAGAGAACTGAAAGCACTGTACAACAGCCCACTCCCCCAGTCCCTGCCCCGGCCCCGGCTCCAGCCCCAGCCCCCGCCCCagccccaaccccaaccccaactcCAACTCCAACTCCAGCCCTAGCCCCATCCTCAGCCCCAGGCCCTAGCCCTAACCCTTTCCACCAAACAAACTGGAAGGAGCTGTCCAGAAATGAAATCATCCAGTCCTACTTGAACCTTCAGAGCAATGTGCTCACCTCCTCAGGGGTCCAGGCCCCTAGTGCACACTTTTTCATGTCAGAGTATCTGAAAAGGGAAGAACAGGAGATTAAGGATTCAAGGAAGACACATGTTCTGCAGACGGACAGCTCAGTAGGGGATTTACCAGGCGTGAGCCGGGAGGTGACAGACGAGGACCTGGAcaggatacacacacagcactggcCAGGGGTGAATGGTTGTTATGATACCAAGGGCACCTGGTATGATTGGACAGAGTGCATATCATTGGACCCTCATGGGGATGAAAGCAAATTGAACATCCTGCCATATGTTTGCCTAGACTGA